The Zingiber officinale cultivar Zhangliang chromosome 10A, Zo_v1.1, whole genome shotgun sequence genome contains a region encoding:
- the LOC122026635 gene encoding trigger factor-like protein TIG, Chloroplastic produces the protein MKRQSCFKAIAFLLSLFPLPECIQSIIRLSVEVPPAISQECYGEVLDEFSKKAKVPGFRQGKKVPENILLNYIGRQNIQQAVVEATLKKTLPHAMSSVREHNISLPTCSRRQSFIHPIL, from the exons ATGAAGAGGCAATCTTGCTTCAAGGCTATAGCTTTCTTGCTATCTCTCTTCCCCTTGCCTGAGTGCATTCAATCGATT ATTAGGTTAAGCGTAGAAGTTCCTCCAGCAATAAGCCAAGAATGTTACGGAGAAGTCTTAGATGAATTTTCTAAGAAGGCAAAG GTTCCTGGCTTTCGGCAGGGAAAGAAAGTTCCAGAAAATATTCTTCTAAACTACATTGGTAGACAGAACATTCAACAAGCTGTAGTTGAGGCAACTTTGAAAAAAACTCTTCCACATGCTATGTCTTCTGTACGTGAACATAACATTAGCTTGCCAACTTGTAGTAGAAGGCAGTCATTTATCCATCCAATATTATGA